A portion of the Podospora pseudoanserina strain CBS 124.78 chromosome 2, whole genome shotgun sequence genome contains these proteins:
- the GSY1 gene encoding glycogen synthase isoform 1 (COG:H; EggNog:ENOG503NU8X; CAZy:GT3): protein MADDGREPREVRNHLLFEIATEVAHRVGGIYSVIKSKAPVTTAEYGDRYTLIGPLNHQSAAVEVEAIEPTNPELAATIQSMRDRGIGILYGRWLIEGAPRVLLFDTKTAYHYLNEWKTDLWNVASIPSPDNDEETNEAVVFGYLVAWFLGEFVCHEKKKAVIAHFHEWLAGVALPLCKRRRIDVTTIFTTHATLLGRYLCAGSVDFYNNLQYFDVDAEAGKRGIYHRYCIERASAHSCDVFTTVSHITAYESEHLLKRKPDGVLPNGLNVTKFSAMHEFQNLHQQSKEKIHDFVRGHFYGHYDFDPENTLYFFTAGRYEFRNKGVDMFIESLARLNHRLKSSGSKTTVVAFIIMPAQTTSLTVEALKGQAVIKSLRDTVDTIERNIGRRIFERSLKWHDGEPMPDDKEILTSQDRVLLRRRLFAMKRHGLPPIVTHNMVNDSEDPILNQIRRVQLFNHPSDRVKIIFHPEFLNSANPVLPLDYDDFVRGTHLGVFASYYEPWGYTPAECTVMGVPSITTNLSGFGCYMEELIENSSDYGIYIVDRRNKGVDDSVNQLTSSMFDFTQKSRRQRINQRNRTERLSDLLDWKRMGMEYVKARQLALRRAYPTSFNGDEEEDYIPGPEQKISRPFSVPGSPRDRTGMMTPGDFASLQEGREGLSTEDYVAWKLPEEEDPDEYPFPLTLRTKQPSGAATPPHVNGN, encoded by the exons ATGGCAGACGACGGACGCGAACCTCGCGAGGTCAGgaaccacctcctcttcgaGATTGCGACAGAAGTGGCGCATCGTG TTGGTGGTATCTACTCTGTGATCAAGTCCAAGGCTCCAGTAACAACTGCTGAATATGGCGACCGTTACACGCTCATCGGACCCCTTAATCACCAGTCT GCGgccgtcgaggtcgaggcgATCgaacccaccaaccccgagctTGCTGCGACGATTCAGTCCATGAGGGATCGTGGCATTGGTATTCTGTATGGTCGCTGGCTGATCGAGGGTGCGCCAAGAGTCCTTCTCTTTGACACGAAAACCGCATATCATTATCTGAACGAGTGGAAGACGGATCTGTGGAACGTGGCCTCTATCCCCTCCCCTGATAATGACGAGGAAACAAACGAGGCTGTTGTGTTTGGTTACCTTGTCGCATGGTTCCTTGGAGAG TTTGTGTGCcacgaaaagaagaaggctgtcATTGCCCACTTCCACGAGTGGCTCGCCGGTGTCGCCCTTCCTCTGTGCAAGAGGCGCCGTATTGATGTtaccaccatcttcaccacccacgCTACGCTTCTCGGTCGGTACCTCTGCGCCGGCTCGGTCGATTTCTACAACAACCTGCAATACTTTGACGTCGACGCCGAGGCTGGCAAGCGCGGTATCTACCATCGGTACTGCATCGAGCGGGCGTCGGCTCACTCCTGTGATGtcttcaccaccgtctcGCACATTACCGCGTACGAGAGCGAGCATCTCTTGAAGCGCAAGCCCGACGGAGTGCTGCCCAATGGTCTCAACGTCACCAAGTTCTCCGCCATGCACGAGTTCCAGAACCTTCACCAACAGTCCAAGGAGAAGATCCACGACTTTGTCCGCGGTCACTTCTATGGTCACTACGATTTCGATCCTGAAAACACTCTCTACTTCTTCACGGCTGGTCGCTACGAGTTCCGGAATAAGGGTGTAGACATGTTCATCGAGTCCCTTGCTCGTCTGAACCACCGCCTCAAGAGCTCTGGCAGCAAGACCACCGTCGTTGCCTTTATCATCATGCCCGCCCAGACCACCTCGCTGACTGTGGAGGCCCTCAAGGGCCAGGCCGTTATCAAGTCGCTCAGAGACACCGTGGACACAATTGAGCGCAACATTGGCAGACGCATTTTCGAACGCTCCCTCAAGTGGCACGACGGAGAGCCGATGCCTGATGACAAGGAGATCCTCACCAGCCAGGACCGTGTCTTGCTTCGTCGCCGTCTCTTTGCCATGAAGAGGCACGGACTTCCCCCTATTGTCACGCACAACATGGTCAACGACAGCGAGGATCCTATTCTGAACCAGATCCGTCGGGTACAGCTCTTCAACCACCCATCGGACCGCGTCAAGATCATCTTCCACCCAGAGTTCCTGAACTCTGCGAACCCGGTGCTCCCGCTTGACTATGACGACTTTGTGCGTGGCACACACTTGGGTGTCTTTGCGTCGTACTACGAGCCATGGGGCTACACGCCAGCCGAATGCACCGTGATGGGTGTGCCCAGCATCACAACCAACCTTTCCGGTTTTGGCTGCTACATGGAGGAGTTGATTGAGAACTCGAGCGATTATGGTATCTACATCGTCGACCGCCGTAACAAGGGTGTGGACGACTCGGTCAACCAGCTTACCTCGAGCATGTTTGACTTTACACAAAAGAGCCGTCGCCAGCGCATCAACCAGCGCAACCGGACGGAGCGTCTGAGCGACCTCCTTGACTGGAAGCGTATGGGCATGGAATATGTCAAGGCTCGCCAGCTCGCCCTCAGACGGGCCTACCCAACCTCGTTCAatggtgacgaggaggaggactaCATTCCTGGCCCCGAGCAAAAGATTTCGCGGCCATTCTCGGTGCCTGGCTCGCCCAGGGACAGGACCGGCATGATGACTCCTGGCGACTTTGCCAGTCTCCAGGAGGGTCGGGAGGGACTCAGCACTGAGGACTACGTCGCGTGGAAGCTTCC tgaggaagaggacccCGATGAGTACCCGTTCCCTCTCACCCTTCGAACCAAGCAACCCAGCGGAGCGGCGACGCCCCCTCACGTCAACGGCAACTAA
- a CDS encoding hypothetical protein (EggNog:ENOG502QQ2I; COG:S): protein MGKNRNRNKSGGGGNNQGGNNFHQGNNSHQGNSSHHGSNSHQGNNSNHGNNHHNVNNNNHNNKQNSGRNGKWNNKWNRNHGNNQNGNGNNNQNGNNSNTGSQNGNRNNNNNQNGNWNNSNNQTGHWKKRRQQYWQLIAGAEHVGQSQVFSMFLCHSIRIGLLAQSYATVCHATGGYKSTDEFITKHRAQIHDCELFCVQGRFQDPSITPHSLADKIEQFLEQHAAFIYEQWILHDHLTHYPGFRMEDFLAYIRGFSIYSWEPVINAKGAQGNDTDEDVVMVDDGSSHTIYLAQLCKFAPLPYLTVRFGLVDPDVSGHSFM from the coding sequence ATGGGGAAGAACCGCAATAGAAACAAgagcggtggaggtggcaaCAACCAGGGGGGTAACAATTTTCACCAAGGTAACAACTCTCACCAAGGTAACAGCTCCCACCATGGCAGCAACTCTCACCAAGGTAACAACTCCAACCAcggcaacaaccaccacaacgttaataataataatcacaacaacaagcagAACAGCGGGCGTAATGGAAAGTGGAACAACAAGTGGAACAGGAACCACGGCAATAACCAGAATGGCAATGGCAATAACAACCAGAACGGTAACAACAGTAACACCGGGAGCCAGAATGGCAACAGGAATAACAACAATAACCAAAATGGAAACTGGAataacagcaacaaccagacCGGGCACTGGAAGAAACGGCGTCAGCAATACTGGCAGCTCATTGCCGGAGCAGAGCACGTGGGTCAAAGCCAAGTGTTCAGCATGTTCCTGTGCCATAGCATCCGGATAGGTCTGCTAGCACAAAGCTACGCAACCGTGTGTCACGCAACCGGAGGCTACAAGTCCACAGACGAGTTTATCACCAAGCACAGAGCCCAAATCCACGACTGCGAGTTGTTTTGCGTCCAAGGCCGGTTCCAGGACCCGTCCATCACACCACATTCCCTCGCCGACAAGATCGAACAGTTCCTGGAGCAGCATGCGGCATTCATTTACGAGCAATGGATCCTGCACGACCACCTAACCCACTATCCTGGCTTCAGAATGGAGGACTTTCTCGCTTATATCCGGGGCTTCTCTATCTACTCCTGGGAGCCTGTCATCAACGCGAAGGGTGCGCAGGGGAATGAcactgatgaggatgttgtcATGGTTGACGACGGGAGCAGTCATACGATTTACCTCGCCCAGCTTTGCAAATTTGCGCCGCTGCCTTACCTCACTGTCAGGTTTGGTCTTGTTGACCCGGATGTATCGGGGCATAGTTTTATGTAG